The Phormidium sp. PBR-2020 DNA segment ACCGGGGAAGGCGGAAAACTCCTGGGGTTGGTTCTGCCATGCGGTTCCGTAATGACCGTAGAGATGGGGATAGGTTTGTTTGAGGCGGGGATAGCCATGGGCGGGGAGGAGTTCGCCGTGGGTGTATACGTCAATGCCTTTGCCCGCTGTCTGTTGTAGCAGGGCTTCGACGTCTTTGAGGTCATGACCTGAGATAAGAATGGCTTTGCCTTGCCGTGGAGTGATGGGAACGGTGGTGGGAACGGGATGACCGTAAGCCCCGGTGTTGGCAGCATCGAGGAGTTCCATAGCTAGGAGGTTGATTTCTCCGAGTTTCAGGGCTAGGGTGACCCAGTCGTTGAGGCTGAGATCTCGTCGTCCTAGGGCGGCTAGGGCATCGTAAAAGTAGTCATAGACGCGATCGCTCTCTTGTCCGAGTTCGGCGGCATGATGGGCGTAGGCGGCAATTCCTTTTAAGCCATAGAGAACGGTGAGTTTCAGGGAGAAGATGTCCACATCTCCTGAGCCTTGGCTGATAAACTCGTATTCGGCTTCTTTACCCTGTTGAATTAGGGAGTCGCGATCGCCGGCGGGCTGGAATTGGGCTAAGTCTGACCAGGGATGGGTCTTGGGGAATTGCTGTTGCAGGAACTCTCGCAGTTCCACGGTTTCTTGGATATAGGCCGCAAAGCGATCGCCATCAAAGTTGACGTTAGTTAGGGTGGCGAAGAGGGCTTCACAGGCGAAACGGTTGGCGGTGGGCAGATTTAGGTTAGCGGAACGAGCCTCGATGACGACTTCAGCGAGTCCTCGCAGGGCATGGGTGAGGAGGTCTTGTAAGGCATCCACATCAGGGCTTTTCCCACAAGCTCCCCAGTTGAAACAGCCTTCGCCTCGGGTGGTTTGTTCACATTGGCTACAAAACATGATGGTACATCCCTCGCTGATTGCTTGGTTTTAGCTTAGGCTGGGGACTGGGGGGATGTCTTTGACTTGGATCAAGAAGGCAAGAGGCAAGAGGCAAGAGGCAAGAGGCAAGAGGCAAGAGGCAAGAGGCATAACCCACCCCTGCCTGTCCCAGGAGGGGAAGGAAAGACGTGGGGGCATCTCCTTGTGGGTGCGCTCTTTGGAGAGCCGGGAACAGGGGGAAGGGTTGGGGGGTCTGGAGGGTCTAGTGCTGGTAATCGGCTTTTGGGTGTTTATTGGCAGATACAACCTTGCAGTCACTTGAAACTATGGCCAGGTTTGTTCAGAGGTTATTGGTTATGATTGAGTTTTGCTAAGATTAGGGCTAAAAATGCTAGAAATTCGAGATTTTTTAAGCCATATTGACCTGTTTGAAAGGTTGCCAGAATCCCAGATTGATGCTATAAAAACCATTGCTAAACCCTTGCAGTATGACAAAGGGGAGCCAATTTTTTTCGAGGGCGATCGCTGTTTGGGTTTCTTTATCGTTCAGTCGGGACGAGTGAAAGTCTATAAAACCTCTGCTGATGGCAAAGAACAAATCTTACATTGGTTTGAAGCGGGCGATCACTTTGCGGAAGTTCCAGCATTTGATGGGGGCTGTTATCCGGCGTCCGCCTCGGCTCTGGAAAAGACTCAGCTAATTCTGATTCCCAGTCAAGCTCTGTTGGCCTTGGTGGAACAATACCCGAGCTTGGCCTTTAACTTATTGGCGGGTTTGTCACGAAATTTACGTCGCTTCGCCAATCTTATTGATACTCTGTCCCTTAAAGATGTTTCGAGTCGCTTGGCAGGATACTTACTCGATTTAAGTGATCGCCAAGAGTCTAACCCGGTTGAACTGGATTTAGCCAAGGGACAGTTGGCGGCATTTTTGGGGACAATTCCCGAAACTTTATCGCGAACGTTTGCTAAACTCACTCAGGCTCACTTGATTGAAATGGAGGCAAGACAGGTTAAAATTTGCGATCGCGAGGGTTTACAGCGTTTAGCTGCCGGAGATAAATAAATAAGTGAATCATCCTGCCACCTTATGTTTCCATAAAACAAGTTTTCGGTTAAAATAGCCATCTAGGATAGCCATCAACCTCAAATCAAAGGGGTTTAACCTTGCTCCGGTCACGTCATGGGGAGAGAATCCTTCCCCATTGGTGCGCGTAAATCTAGCTTCTGATGCTCAATGTTTAGCTCGCTCACGGCTTCGACGAACTCTGTTTCGGGGAATCAACTTCCCCGGCTCAAGTTACCCCGACTCCTCAGTGTTCTAGAGGTTTGGGGCTTTGGCTTGAGTGGCTTATTACTGTGGTTAGGGCCTGGCCCGGCATCCAATGCGGATTTAGGGCAACCGCTGATTTGGGTTTGGCTCGTTGCCACGGTCATTGGCGTTCTCTACAATCTCCAGGTCAAACATCTGGGCAGTCAATATCCAAATGTATCTGGGGGAACGCCAAATTACATCACGAAACTCCTGGACAATCACCCCTTTTTAGCCCGGTATGGGGCCATTGGCTACTTTTTGGGTTGGGTTTCCGTTCCCTCAATGAATGGCATTGTCCTGGCGGGGTTGATTGCTGCCAATCTAGAAACCTTGGGGATTGAGGCTCCTGAAGGCTTATTAAGGATTATTTTTACGGCTCTTCCCTTCATCGTTGCCTATAGTGGCACTCGGGCCATTAGTATCCTACATCTGTTTTTTGTCCTGCCAGCGGTGGGGTTTTTCCTGGTATTTTGTACCCAGGGACTGGGTTGGTTAGCCATCTCCCCCAACAGTCCCGGCTTTTTTCCGAGTCAGTGGCAACCGCTTGGGGTGGGAGATTGGGCCAAGTGGTATTTCTTGGCGGTGTATGCGGCCTACGGCTGTGAAACGGCTTCGGTGTTCGTGGCCGACAATCAAAAACCTCATAAAACCCTTCGCAGTCTCACCTTTGCCGCAATTCTTCTGCCGATTATCTACACGGGAGCCTCTTGGTTACTGATGCGGTTGGCCAGTAACCCGGAGTTGGGAAGTAATACCTTTGTGCAGTTGGTGGCCGTGTCTCGTCCCTTTTGGGGCAATGCGGCCCCGGTTTTAGTGACCTTTCTTATTGCTTCAGGCTGTCTCCTGAGTTCAGCGACGGCGGTGGCCCTGAGTCCTCGGGTTCTCTATCAACTGTCGCGCGATCGCTATCTCTCACCAGTTTTCGCGGTGGTGTCTCGGCGGGGAGCCTTTGGCCCCGGTTTGAGTTTTACCTTTGCTCTGAGTCTTCTGTGTTTGTTGTGGGGGGACGTAGAGCGGGTGGTGATGGTGACGGGAACGGGGTATCTCTCCAGTACCATGATGCTGCATTTGGGAATGTGGCTCAAACGGGGGACCCGTAGCTCTTGGCTACCTCGCTGGTCCTTGGGATTCTTCCTCTTAGAAGCCATGGTATTGGTTGTGGGAGGATTGATGTGGAGTGCTGTGGATTTGTTGCTGGGGTTAGCCTTTCCCGTTGTGGTTCTGCTGTTTGACGCGGCGATCGCCCGCAATCGTTTGTTTCTGTTTCAAAGCGATTGGTGGATTCGTCTTTACCGTAAGCAACTGGGGGAGAATTTCCAGAACTTCGTGGCGGTTCAGGTGGGGGTGCTGTTGCTGCTTCTCTGTGGGGCCGCTTTTCTGAGTTGGCAAGGACAGGTTTGGATCATGTCGGCAACGAATCCAACGGCGTTGGCCGATGTCTCGGCGAATTTGCTGGTGTTGCTGTTGCTGACGGTGGGGTTTGTTGGGGTAGCGATCGCCTGTTGGACGAGTTTACCCCAGGCCGAGGCGATCGTGGAGACCCGCGATCGCGCTCAGTTGCTCTTCCGTATTGCCGATGATGCCATCATGGTTCTGGATAATCAGGGCATGATTCGGGAGGTGAACCCCGCCGCGAGTGCCTTATTCAATTTGCCGGGATTTGAACTGCTGACACGGCCCCTCTGGGAGTATTTACCCGGTTTCCCCAGAGTGATTGAGACGGCCCCTCGCATTAGTGAACAGGATTTTAAGCGAGGGCCAGACTCGGGAACTGTGGAAGTGGGGATCTCGGTGTTGGAAACAGAGGCCTCTCGGGAATATCTAGCTATTTTGCGAGATGTCACGGAGCAAAAACAGGCGAAAGAGGCCCTACGCCAATCGGAAGAGCGCTTGCGTAACTGGGCCACGGAACTCGAACAGCGGGTTCAGGAACGAACCGCCGAACTGCAAGAGGCCATGGAATTGGCTGATGCGGCAAACCATGCCAAAAGCGACTTTCTGGCCAGCATGAGTCATGAGTTGCGGACTCCCCTCAATGGGATTCTCGGGTATGCCCAAATTTTACAGCGATCGGCAAGACTCACGGGACAGGATTTACATGGGGTTGAGATTATTCAGCAATGTGGGGCCCACCTGCTGACGTTGATTAACGATATTTTGGACTTGTCGAAAATCGAAGCTGGGAAGATGGAACTTCACCCCAATGCCTTTCATTTTCCGGCGTTTTTACAGGGGGTAGTGGAAATTTGCCGGGTGCGATCGCAGTCAAAACAGATTGACTTCTTCTATATTGCTGATCCCCATCTCCCCACTGGAGTTAAAGCCGATGAAAAACGCTTGCGGCAAGTCTTAATCAATCTTTTGGGGAATGCCATCAAATTTACCCCGAAAGGAAATGTCTGTTTCAAGGTTTCGGTCTTACATCCCCAAGATGCTGAGGGAGGGTCGAGTTCTTCCTCTAATGCATCAGCTTACCAAATTCAATTTGAGATTACGGATACAGGGGTGGGGATGACTCCAGAACAACTTGAAAAAATCTTCTTTCCCTTTGAACAAGTCGGAGAAGGCAAACGGCAAGCCGAAGGAACTGGCTTAGGCTTAGCGATTACTCGGCAAATTTTACAGTTAATGGATAGTCCGATTGAGGTCAGTAGTACGCCAAATCAGGGCAGTCAGTTTAGTTTTGTCACGACGTTGGAACGGGCCGATGACTGGATGACATCTGCGACTCAGTCGGATTTAGGCAAGATTATTGGTTATGAGGGCGATCGCCGAACTCTCCTTATTATTGATGATCGTTGGGAAAATCGCTCCGTCATCGTGAATCTTCTAACCCCTCTCGGTTTTAGCGTAATTGAAGCGGAGGAAGGAGGACAAGGACTGAGGAAAATTCTTGAGCACGGCCCAGATTTAGTGATTACTGACCTCGCGATGCCAGGAATGGACGGCTTTACCTTCTTGAAACAGTTACGCCAACATCCGGAGATTAAGGGAACTCCCACGATTGTCTCCTCAGCGAGTGTTCTGGCAATTGATCAACATAAGAGTTTAGCCGCCGGAGGAGATGACTTTCTCCCTAAACCCGTTCAAGCCGATGAACTTCTGCAAAAAATTGCCAATACTATCGAAATTACTTGGATTTATGAGAAGGAAGACTCCGGAATTGCCACCACTCCACAAAGCCCTCAATGCAGCCTGAGAGATAGTCTTGAAAATCCTCCTCCTGGCGAAATTGAGAAGTTACTTGATTTGGCTCGACAAGGACTTTTGAATCGTATTGTTGATGAGGTAAAGACATTACGGGAAAACGACCCAAGCTATCAGGACTTTTCGGATCGCGTTGAACATTTAGCCCGAGAATTTAAGATAAAGGAAATTCGTGACCTATTAGAGAGAATTCGCGATCAGTAGCTCAACTTAAGTGGGTTCTGTTAATCTGTTGAGAGGGGCTACTCTTGAAAATCAAGTTAAGTGCAACTCTCAGTTAAACTGATGTACGGAGTCCTCAGACCGTAATGACTCAAGACCTTATCTAGTTTAACCAGTCCTGCTATACACTATCTTTTTTTTTCTGCCCCCCTCATCACAAGTTATCCGGAAACTACTAAATCTTTAGCCAAGGATTTAAGTTCTATGCTAGAAAGGAAGACCAACCCATAATAAACAGCCTAAAAATTGATGTCATCTCACCCCCCTAATTGGCTCGTTTTGAGGGTTGGCTTAGGGAATATCCTTATACTACTCTAACTTTAATTTAAGTCGCCCCTAAAAATCTGTTGTTGCTTTTGTGGATTATCATTGATGTTGAATCCTGAATCTAGTATTATTTTGGTGGTTGATGATACCCCGACTAACTTGGCGGTATTATCCGAAGCTCTCACTACGGCTCACTATCAAGTTGCAGTTGCCCTTGACGGTGAAACCGCCTTGGAACAGGTGAGTTATAAACCGCCTCATCTCATTTTATTGGATGTGATGATGCCGGGAATTGATGGGTTTGAAACCTGTCGTCGCCTCAAGTCCAACCCTGAAACTGCTGATATTCCCATTATTTTTACCACAGCTTTATCAGATACCGTGGACAAAGTCAAGGGACTCAATTTAGGAGCAGTCGATTATATTACAAAGCCATTTCAGCAGGAGGAAGTGTTAGCCCGGATTAAGGTGCATCTTCAGCTCTATCATCTTAATCACGACTTAGAAGCTCAAGTTAAAGAGCGAACGGCACAACTCTCTGAGGCATTAGAGAGTTTACAGCAAGCTCAACTGCAACTGGTACAACGTGAAAAACTGTCCTCCTTGGGGCAATTAGTGGCCGGTATTGCCCATGAAATCAATAATCCGGTCAACTTCATTCACGGGAATCTCATTCATGCTAAAGAGTATGTTACGGACTTACTGGCTCTCGTCAATCTCTATCAAGAGTCCACTCCAGAGGTGACGCCTGAGGTGAGAGCATTTGCCGATGAGATTGATTTTGACTTTATTCGGGAAGATTTACCCAAATTGGTCAAGTCCATGGAGGTCGGTGCCGGGCGGATTCAGGGAATTATTTCCTCTCTCAAAAACTTTTCTCGGGCCAATGATCAAGAATTTAATGAAACGAATGTTCATGAGGGGATTGAGAGTACCTTATTGATTTTAAGCAACCGCCTTAAAGCCAAGTCCTTTCGACCTCAGATTGAGGTAAGGAAGCAGTATGGGCAGCTACCCTTGATTGACGGCTGTAGTGGACAACTTAATCAGGTGTTTACCAATATCCTCAGTAATGCCATTGACGCATTAGATGAATCGGCTACAAGTCAGGGGCAAGATTGGCAACCCTATATCGAGATTTGTACCTCAATTAGAGGGGAGATGGCTGTTATCACCATGACCAACAATGGGGGTAGCATTCCCCCAGAGGTGCAAGAACATCTCTTTGATGCCTTTTTCACCACTAAACCCCAAGGAAAAGGGACGGGGATGGGATTATCCATTAGCCATCAAATCATTACCCAGAAGCATGGCGGTCGTCTAAGCTGTGAGGTGGAGGGCGATCGCGTTAGCTTTGTGATTGAGATCCCCAGGCAGCAAAGCCTGACCGCTCTCACCCGAGAACCCCAAACCGCAAGTTACTGATGAATCCCTTTTCCCAGTCCCCCAGCCGCAGCCAAATCCTCCAGGAAGCCCGGAATCTAGGGTTTCATCGCGTGGGAATTGCGGCGGTGACTTCTGAGCCGGATGAGAGGGAAGTTGAGGCGGTGAATCACCTGCAACGCTGGTTAAATCAGGGCTATCAGGCGGATATGGCCTGGATGGCGAACCCCAAACGCCAGGATATTCGCCAAGTTTTACCGGAGGTGCGATCGGTGATTGCGGTGGCCGTGAACTACTACACGGAGCATTCCCAAGCGGAGGAGGAAGATGGGGCGAAAATCTCCCGTTACGCCTGGGGCCGGGATTATCATAAGGTTCTCCATCGTCGGCTGAAGCAACTCTGTCGTTGGCTGGAGAACTGCGATCGCGAGATTCAGGCAAAATACTATGCCGATACGGGCCCCGTTCAGGATAAGTTCTGGGCCCAACAGGCCGGGATTGGTTGGATTGCTAAAAATGGCAATGTCATTACCCGAGAGTATGGCTCCTGGGTGTTCCTCGGGGAAGTGGTGACGAATCTTCCTCTGGAAGGCGATCGCCCCCATACAGACCATTGTGGCACCTGTACACGCTGTATTGAAGCCTGTCCCACGGCGGCGATCGTTCGGCCGGCGGTGGTGGATGCTAACCGCTGTTTGGCCTATCACACCATTGAAAACCGCAGCGATCGCCTCCCGGAAGACATCGCCAAGAACCTCAATGGCTGGGTCGCTGGCTGTGACATTTGCCAAGAGGTTTGTCCCTGGAATCAGCGATTTGCTAAACCCACGGATGTGGAGGAGTTTCAGCCGTATCCCCAAAACCAAAACCCGAAACTCGCTGAGTTGGCCCAGCTCAGCGAGGACGATTGGGATCAACGGTTCCGGGCCTCGGCCTTACGACGGATTAAACCCGCCATGTGGCGACGTAACAGTCAACAGGCTCAAACCCCGCCTGATTAAAGACGAGGTTTGAGAGTGGGAGTTAGATTGACTTATCTAACAATTAGCCATTCGATTAGCCATTGACGGGGGCCGGCTCATTGGCGTTGCGAGAGCGACGGCGAGTTAGGGAATTAAATAGCATCTGGCCGATGGCTTTAATCAGATTCCCTTCGAGTTCTTCAAACATCACCATGTTCAGTTTGAAGGCATCATTGGCTTCATCCACAATGCGATCGGCTTGAGCCTCATCAATGGGGAGACTATCCATGGCTTGACGATACTCGGTCTTAAAGGCTTTCTCATCAGGAATTTCGGCGAACTCGTAAAACGCCGTTCCCTGGCCATCCTTTAACCCCATGGCGTCCTGGGCAATTCTTTTAAGAATCTGTCCACCGGAGAGATCCCCTAAATAGCGGGTGTAGCAATGAGCCACCAACAGTTCCGGTTCAGTGTTGGAGATGTCGCGGATGCGGTCAACATAACCTTGTCCTCCTTCGGTAGGCTGCACCACCTCACGCCAGTTGGAGCCAAAGTAATAGTTAAGATCCTGTTCTAAACTCTCCTTGCGGTTTAGTTGAGGATAGTAGAGTTTGGACAACACGGGATGCTCCCGGTGACGTTCCATCTCCTCTTCCATGGCAGAGTAGACGAAGTAGAAGTTTGCCGCTAGCTTCCGATAGGAGTTCTTCTCCACGGTTCCTTTGAGGAAACATTTGATAAAGCCCACGTTTTCGGCCATGGTGTGGGACTTTTTCGTGCCTTCCCGGAGTTTGGTCGCGAGATTACTGGTCATACTAAAATTAAGAATGCTATAATTTTCGGTTTGGCGTATCTAATGATGAGCGTCCGTCATGGACAAGACGGACCACAAACACAAAAGCCACGCACAATCGCGCACCGTCACGCACAATTGAGACAAAACGCCTAATCTGCTTTGATTAGCCTAGATCGATTTGATGAGAATTTTTATTAAGAATTTTTAACCTCTGCTAAGGGCAATTAAGCGGCTTCACCATGCCCCAAGCGAGAGCAGCACTTGGAAACTGGCTCAATTGCCAATAAGATGGGGGCATACAGGATTGCCTGACCCCTCGTTGAGCCTTTTCTATGGTGAAACTCACTGGTTGTTTATCGGTTCTACTGCTGACCCTGGCTCCCGTTAGCCCTAGGAGTCTGGCAGTTCCTATAACGGAATCCCCCGTTAGACATTCGGTTCAAGGAATCGATCCCCTCTGTCGTCAAGTCTCCCCCAGCCTGGATCAGGGACTCTCGATCCGCGTTGATCCCCGCCCTGACTCCCGTTCCATCGCCAACATAGCCCCTAACGAACGTCTGCGTTTAATGCCCGACGCCGAGGGGATTCGGGGGCCAGAAGGCAATATCTGGTTAGCGGTGAGTTTTCCCGCCGAGGGCTATGTGGACAATGGCCCCCTAGGAAGCAGTCATCTCAACCGCTGTGAAGCCTTTGTTTGGGGATCTCAACTGCCGTCAACGTCGGGGGCTAGCACATCTCAACGGCTCGATACTGCCTCCGGGAGCAACTCGGGTAGTTCCTGTCGTCGCGTTATTCAGCCAGAAGGCTTAACCATTCGTCAATCTCCCTCGTTGAATGGCTCTGTGTTGGGAGGAGTTGACCTGGACGAAACCCTCCAGATTCGCTTACCCTTGCGCGCCATTGTCGCCTCAGATGGTCGCGAGTGGGTGGAAATCACCGCTCCCTTCAACGGCTATGTCTCCAACGGTTTCGGGGATGGTGTCAGTAATCTCGGGATGTGTTTGTGACCTGTGCGTGATATTTTGATTCTCTCTAATGGCCCAGGGGAAGTGACCACCTGGGTACGTCCCGTGGTGCAAGAAATTCGGCGACAATTTCCCCAGGCCAGACTCTCAGTGGTTCTCTCTCCTTGTCCCCACGCCAGCGGCCGGGAGGCGGCGATCGCCCGCAGTTATCCAGACGTTGATCGCGTCCAAGCCGCCGAAGAGTTTTGGCCCTTTCTCCTTTGGGGCAAAACCGCCGAAAACTGGGATTGGGGCGATGAGGGAGTGGTTTTGTTCCTGGGGGGCGATCGCCTATTTCCCGTCCTGATCGGGCGACGGCTCGGCTACCGCATCGTGGTCTATGCCGAATGGCAGGGACAATGGTATCCCTGGGTCGATCGCTTTGCCATGGCCACCCCCGAGGCGATCGCCCAGGCCCCCCCTCGCCACCGTCATAAACTCCATGCCGTCGGCAATCTCATGGCCGATACCGGAGTTGCGCGATCGCCCCTCCCCCCCATAGACAGCCAACATCCCGGCCGCATCGGCTTTCTCCCCGGTTCCAAACCCCTCAAACTCAGCCTCGGGGTTCCCCTCACCCTCAAAATTGCCGACTATCTCAGCCAACAGCGTCCGCAACTGGAGTTCGTCATTCCCGTCGCCCCCAGTTTAGATTTAGAGCAACTCGCCGCCTACGCCAATCCTGACGATAATCCCACCCTAGCGGCCCTAAACTGGACCTCAGCCCAACTCATCGACCACCCAGGTCATCCCTACCTAGAAACCCGCCAAGGAACCCGCCTGAGATTACATCAAGAGGTTCCCCCCCACAATCTCCTGAAACAGTGTCATCTCTGCATCACCACCGTCGGAGCCAACACCGCCGAATTAGCGGCCCTAGGGGTTCCCATGGTCGTTCTCCTCCCTACCCATCGCCTCGATGTCATGCGGGCCTGGGATGGCCTCCCCGGATTGTTAGCCAATCTTCCCGGACTCGGCTCAGGCTTCACAACGCTCTTTAGTTGGCTCACCTGGCAATGGCTGCAACGACAATCCGGCGGAACCCGTCTGGCCTGGGCTAACATCTGGGCCGGAGAACAGATTGTGCCAGAGTTCCTCGGACAATTTCCCCCCAGTGCGATCGGTGACACCGTCCTCGATTTCCTAGATCATCCCCAAAAACTCGAACAGATGCGACAAAAGCTCTGTCACGTCTCCGGTTCCGGCGGTGCGGCGGAAAAGCTTGTTAATTTGCTTGATTTTGGGAGAAGGGAGAAGGCAATAGGGGAGAAGAAGGCAACAGGGGAGAAGAAGGCAACAGGCAAGAGGCAAAAGGCAATAGGGGAGAAGAAGGCAACAGGGAACAGGTAAGCTTTCTTCTCTAGCTCCTCTAGCTCTGTGTCCTCTGTGACTCTGTGGTTCCCCTCTTGCCTCTTGCCTCTTGCCTCTTGCCTCTTGCCTCTTGCCTCTTGCCTCTTGCCTCTTGCCTCTTGCCTCTTGCCCCTTGCCTATCTGTGATAAGCTAAGCCTTGGCAATTTAAAACTATTTTTAGAAGGAAGCGTTAATAATGACGGGTTCAGCGGAGATTCCCTACCTCTTGAGAGCGGCGCGGGGTGAAGCCCTGGAGCGTCCCCCAGTTTGGATGATGCGACAGGCAGGACGTTACATGAAAGCCTATCGCGACTTGCGTGAAAAATATCCCAGTTTCCGGGAACGCTCCGAGATTCCCGAGGTGGCGATCGAGGTGTCTCTGCAACCCTGGCGAGCCTTCAAACCCGATGGGGTGATTCTCTTCTCGGATATTGTCACTCCCTTACCGGGGATTGGCATTGAGATGGATATTGCCGAAGGGAAAGGGCCCATTATTGACCCCCCCATTCGCTCCCTGGAACAAGTGGAGAACTTGCATCCCCTCGATCCAGATGAGTCATTACCTTTTATTAAACCGATTTTGACGACACTGCGGCAGGAAGTGAAGAACGAAGCCGCTGTGTTGGGTTTTGTGGGCGCTCCCTGGACTCTGGCGGCTTATGCGGTGGAAGGGAAAGGTTCTAAGACCTATTCTGTGATTAAGAATATGGCCTTCTCGGAACCTACTATGCTGCATCGCTTACTGGAGAAACTCTCCGATGCGATCGCCACCTATGTCCGCTATCAAATTGATTGTGGCGCTCAGGTGGTGCAGATGTTCGACTCCTGGGCCGGACAACTGAGTCCCCAGGATTACGATACCTTTGCTCTGCCCTATCAGAAACGGGTGTTTGAGCAGGTGCGTCAAACTCACCCCGATACCCCCTTGATTCTTCTGGTCACCGGGAGCGGTGGCTTATTAGAACGGATGGGCCAATCGGGGGCCAATATCGTCAGCGTTGATTGGACGGTGGATATGGCTGAGGCTCGCCAACGCTTGGGGAGCGCGATTCATGTGCAGGGGAACCTCGATCCGGGTGTTTTGTATGGTTCTAAGGAGTTTATCCGCGATCGCATCCTCGATACGATTCGCAAGGCCGGTAATCGAGGTCATATCCTAAACTTAGGTCACGGGGTTCTCCCGAATACCCCAGAGGAGAATGTGGCGTTCTTCTTTGAAACAGCCAAACAAGCCGATCAGCTGTTAGCTAAGGCTTAAACTAGGTTTAACGCCGCTGAACTGGGCCGCCTTGGCCCGGGCCAGAGGCCTCCCCAGGGATGCCGCGCTGATTCTTCCTGTCGTTTCTCCACCCTCAATGCTTGCTGATGAAACGAGTCCTCCTCACCGGAGCGAGTGGCTGTATCGGTCACTATATCGCTGAAACCCTGATTGCTCAGAGTGATTGTGAACTGTATTTGTTTGTTCGCGATCGCCAAAAGTTGAACCTGGATCTAGAGCGGCGATCGGGGATTCATGTCTTGGAGGGGGACTTACGGGAGATTCATCAGTTTAAAGGGGTTCTGGAAACCATTAACTGCGCCATTCTCACCGCCGCCGCCTGGGGAGGTTCCAAAGAAACCTTTGACATCAATGTCACCAAAACCTGTATGCTGATGCACCTCCTGAATCAGGAGGTGTGTGAACAGGTGATTTACTTCTCCACCGCCAGTATCCTCGATCGCAACGGCGAGATTCTCCGTGCGGCGGCCCACATGGGAACTGACTATATCCGCTCTAAGTATGATTGTCTCAATCAACTGCACCGGATGCCCATCGCCGCTCGCCTAACGGTTCTCTTCCCCACCATTGTCTTAGGGGGGGATGACAACAAACCCTATTCCCACGTCTCGGCGGGCCTCCCCGAAGTCAG contains these protein-coding regions:
- a CDS encoding amino acid permease, whose protein sequence is MFSSLTASTNSVSGNQLPRLKLPRLLSVLEVWGFGLSGLLLWLGPGPASNADLGQPLIWVWLVATVIGVLYNLQVKHLGSQYPNVSGGTPNYITKLLDNHPFLARYGAIGYFLGWVSVPSMNGIVLAGLIAANLETLGIEAPEGLLRIIFTALPFIVAYSGTRAISILHLFFVLPAVGFFLVFCTQGLGWLAISPNSPGFFPSQWQPLGVGDWAKWYFLAVYAAYGCETASVFVADNQKPHKTLRSLTFAAILLPIIYTGASWLLMRLASNPELGSNTFVQLVAVSRPFWGNAAPVLVTFLIASGCLLSSATAVALSPRVLYQLSRDRYLSPVFAVVSRRGAFGPGLSFTFALSLLCLLWGDVERVVMVTGTGYLSSTMMLHLGMWLKRGTRSSWLPRWSLGFFLLEAMVLVVGGLMWSAVDLLLGLAFPVVVLLFDAAIARNRLFLFQSDWWIRLYRKQLGENFQNFVAVQVGVLLLLLCGAAFLSWQGQVWIMSATNPTALADVSANLLVLLLLTVGFVGVAIACWTSLPQAEAIVETRDRAQLLFRIADDAIMVLDNQGMIREVNPAASALFNLPGFELLTRPLWEYLPGFPRVIETAPRISEQDFKRGPDSGTVEVGISVLETEASREYLAILRDVTEQKQAKEALRQSEERLRNWATELEQRVQERTAELQEAMELADAANHAKSDFLASMSHELRTPLNGILGYAQILQRSARLTGQDLHGVEIIQQCGAHLLTLINDILDLSKIEAGKMELHPNAFHFPAFLQGVVEICRVRSQSKQIDFFYIADPHLPTGVKADEKRLRQVLINLLGNAIKFTPKGNVCFKVSVLHPQDAEGGSSSSSNASAYQIQFEITDTGVGMTPEQLEKIFFPFEQVGEGKRQAEGTGLGLAITRQILQLMDSPIEVSSTPNQGSQFSFVTTLERADDWMTSATQSDLGKIIGYEGDRRTLLIIDDRWENRSVIVNLLTPLGFSVIEAEEGGQGLRKILEHGPDLVITDLAMPGMDGFTFLKQLRQHPEIKGTPTIVSSASVLAIDQHKSLAAGGDDFLPKPVQADELLQKIANTIEITWIYEKEDSGIATTPQSPQCSLRDSLENPPPGEIEKLLDLARQGLLNRIVDEVKTLRENDPSYQDFSDRVEHLAREFKIKEIRDLLERIRDQ
- a CDS encoding Crp/Fnr family transcriptional regulator, translated to MLEIRDFLSHIDLFERLPESQIDAIKTIAKPLQYDKGEPIFFEGDRCLGFFIVQSGRVKVYKTSADGKEQILHWFEAGDHFAEVPAFDGGCYPASASALEKTQLILIPSQALLALVEQYPSLAFNLLAGLSRNLRRFANLIDTLSLKDVSSRLAGYLLDLSDRQESNPVELDLAKGQLAAFLGTIPETLSRTFAKLTQAHLIEMEARQVKICDREGLQRLAAGDK
- a CDS encoding response regulator is translated as MLNPESSIILVVDDTPTNLAVLSEALTTAHYQVAVALDGETALEQVSYKPPHLILLDVMMPGIDGFETCRRLKSNPETADIPIIFTTALSDTVDKVKGLNLGAVDYITKPFQQEEVLARIKVHLQLYHLNHDLEAQVKERTAQLSEALESLQQAQLQLVQREKLSSLGQLVAGIAHEINNPVNFIHGNLIHAKEYVTDLLALVNLYQESTPEVTPEVRAFADEIDFDFIREDLPKLVKSMEVGAGRIQGIISSLKNFSRANDQEFNETNVHEGIESTLLILSNRLKAKSFRPQIEVRKQYGQLPLIDGCSGQLNQVFTNILSNAIDALDESATSQGQDWQPYIEICTSIRGEMAVITMTNNGGSIPPEVQEHLFDAFFTTKPQGKGTGMGLSISHQIITQKHGGRLSCEVEGDRVSFVIEIPRQQSLTALTREPQTASY
- the hcp gene encoding hydroxylamine reductase, with the protein product MFCSQCEQTTRGEGCFNWGACGKSPDVDALQDLLTHALRGLAEVVIEARSANLNLPTANRFACEALFATLTNVNFDGDRFAAYIQETVELREFLQQQFPKTHPWSDLAQFQPAGDRDSLIQQGKEAEYEFISQGSGDVDIFSLKLTVLYGLKGIAAYAHHAAELGQESDRVYDYFYDALAALGRRDLSLNDWVTLALKLGEINLLAMELLDAANTGAYGHPVPTTVPITPRQGKAILISGHDLKDVEALLQQTAGKGIDVYTHGELLPAHGYPRLKQTYPHLYGHYGTAWQNQPQEFSAFPGPILMTTNCLMPPNANYEDRVFTLGAVGYPHLPHLTREDLSPVIERALDLPGFLDTPEPRTVTTGFARNAVLGVADTVINAVKGGQIRHVFLVGGCDGAKSGRNYYTEFVENVPDDCIVLTLACGKFRFFDKDLGEIGGLPRLMDVGQCNDAYSAIQIALALADAFDTDVNQLPLSMILSWYEQKAVSILLTLLHLGIRNIRLGPTLPAFISPRVFELLSQTYNLQGISTAEADLAACLTGR